A region of Anaerolineae bacterium DNA encodes the following proteins:
- a CDS encoding MurR/RpiR family transcriptional regulator, giving the protein MYRERIAQVYNQLSPSYRRIADFLLNNYREAAFMTAAELGQAVDVDTTTVVRCAQRLGYNGYPELIRDVQMQVKSELQRTYAPLEGDISTTATWQRSLLRDLENLQQTLGLSGEIVEALIEALKSARRILILGAGYSGYLGDAFATALRHLGVAADYVPAEVMSQSFALVQAGQGDVAIGISTSPYAGEVSVALQLAKERGVKTVGIFGSYASSIARVADLKIFAPAASAGPYASMTAIAAVLTAILQIIALSNPDSFSRLVTEFQRNYHSLVSHRDREAPDFRGLLSAPTDLESGKLG; this is encoded by the coding sequence ATGTACCGGGAGCGGATCGCTCAGGTCTACAATCAGCTGTCGCCGAGTTACCGGCGCATCGCTGATTTTCTGTTGAATAATTACCGGGAGGCCGCTTTTATGACAGCGGCTGAACTGGGGCAGGCGGTAGATGTGGATACGACGACGGTGGTGCGCTGTGCGCAGCGGTTGGGGTATAATGGTTATCCTGAATTGATTCGGGATGTGCAGATGCAGGTGAAAAGCGAATTGCAACGCACCTATGCGCCGTTGGAGGGAGACATTAGCACCACGGCCACCTGGCAGCGCTCGTTGCTCCGTGATCTCGAGAATCTGCAGCAGACCCTAGGGCTGTCCGGTGAGATCGTGGAGGCGCTGATTGAGGCGCTGAAGTCGGCCCGACGCATCCTGATCTTGGGAGCCGGATATAGCGGCTATCTGGGCGATGCCTTCGCCACGGCGCTTCGTCACTTAGGCGTTGCGGCGGATTACGTGCCGGCCGAGGTCATGAGCCAATCCTTCGCGTTGGTGCAGGCCGGACAGGGAGATGTGGCCATCGGTATCTCTACCTCACCTTATGCGGGTGAGGTATCCGTGGCGCTGCAATTGGCCAAGGAGCGAGGGGTCAAGACGGTGGGGATCTTCGGCTCTTACGCCAGCTCCATCGCCCGTGTGGCCGATTTGAAGATCTTCGCCCCGGCTGCCAGCGCTGGGCCGTATGCCTCTATGACCGCGATTGCCGCCGTGTTGACAGCGATCCTGCAGATCATCGCCCTCAGCAATCCGGACTCGTTCAGCCGGCTGGTGACTGAGTTTCAGCGTAACTACCATAGCCTCGTCTCCCACCGCGATCGCGAAGCGCCCGACTTTCGCGGCCTGCTTTCAGCACCGACTGATCTGGAGTCGGGCAAACTCGGTTGA
- a CDS encoding RbsD/FucU family protein, which translates to MLRYQLLHPEILATLGTAGHGSRVLIADGNYPFATGAHPAARRVFLNLAPGLVKVTDVLRVLVDAIPIEAAHVMVPDSGPEPSIFVEFRQLLPENLPLQGLGRFQFYEAARDPNTALVIATGEQRLYANILLTIGVVPPSTS; encoded by the coding sequence ATGTTACGCTATCAACTCCTGCATCCGGAGATCTTGGCAACCCTGGGCACGGCTGGACATGGCTCCAGGGTGTTGATCGCCGATGGGAATTACCCGTTTGCGACCGGTGCCCATCCTGCGGCCCGCCGAGTCTTCTTGAACCTGGCTCCGGGGCTAGTTAAGGTCACCGACGTACTGCGAGTGTTGGTGGATGCCATCCCTATCGAAGCAGCTCATGTGATGGTGCCAGATAGCGGACCTGAGCCATCCATTTTTGTCGAATTTCGGCAACTTCTGCCTGAAAATCTGCCTCTACAGGGTTTGGGACGCTTTCAGTTCTACGAGGCCGCTCGCGATCCGAACACCGCGCTGGTCATTGCGACGGGCGAGCAGCGCCTCTATGCCAATATCCTGCTCACCATCGGCGTCGTGCCGCCGTCGACAAGCTGA